In the Spirochaetota bacterium genome, one interval contains:
- a CDS encoding valine--tRNA ligase, protein MELPSSYDPKQTEEKWYRLWEEGKYFHAREDDGKEPYCIVIPPPNVTGTLHIGHALNNTLQDILTRWQRMMGKSALWMPGMDHAGIATQNVVERLLKEEGKTKDDLGREAFEKRVWQWKEHSGGQIQNQLRRLGCSCDWERERFTLDKGLSRAVHTVFATLYKEGLVYQGYRIINWCPRCETALSDIETEYQELEGHLWHIKYPMADSNDFIVVATTRPETMLGDTGVAVNPDDERYKDMVGKMVVLPLMDRRIPIFADHFVDKEFGTGLVKVTPAHDPNDFDMGKRHGLEEINILDKNGFINENGGPYRGLSRFDARKKVVEDLEKQGLLVKIEKHMHAVGHCYRCRTIIEPYLSKQWFVKIKPLADAGIQAVEDGRIRFVPKNWEKTYFEWMRNIRDWCISRQLWWGHRIPAFYCDDCGHITVQVDDPTECEKCKSKKIRQDEDVLDTWFSSGLWPFSTLGWPDKTPALEKYYPTSVLVTAFDIIFFWVARMIMMGLKFMGDVPFRDVYIHALIRDEHGAKMSKSRGNVIDPIVMMDQYGTDALRFTLAMLAAQGRDIILSEKRIEGYRTFCNKIWNATRFIMMNLGGDFKERDLVTDELEVFDRWILHRLNEAIREVQRGFEEYKFNDAAHGVYAFWWHEVCDWYIELTKQRLYDKEGGSAKSSDTARQVLFYVLKRSMQLMHPFMPFITEEIWDKIKGPKDGLILVSQWPAPRPEFDFTSESEETRIFQEIVYWIRNIRGEMNVPPDKKAPVVFKTASESAAAIIKREGMHIKALAKVDAIAMDPAYAPSGTDASAVMNDIEIFIPLKGLIDFEKERARIDKEIARARTELDKIEKKLANENFTGKAPAEVIENEKSKRAGFAEILGKLEASRAKLG, encoded by the coding sequence ATGGAACTCCCATCATCATACGATCCGAAACAGACCGAGGAAAAATGGTACCGCCTCTGGGAAGAGGGAAAATACTTTCACGCCCGGGAAGATGACGGCAAGGAGCCCTACTGCATCGTCATCCCGCCGCCCAACGTCACCGGCACCCTCCATATCGGCCACGCCCTGAACAACACCCTCCAGGACATCCTCACCCGGTGGCAGCGGATGATGGGCAAGTCCGCCCTCTGGATGCCCGGCATGGACCATGCCGGGATCGCCACGCAGAACGTGGTGGAGCGTCTGTTAAAAGAAGAAGGGAAGACCAAGGACGACCTGGGCCGCGAGGCCTTTGAAAAGCGGGTCTGGCAATGGAAGGAGCACTCCGGCGGCCAGATCCAGAACCAGCTGCGTCGCCTCGGCTGCTCCTGCGACTGGGAGCGCGAGCGCTTCACCCTGGACAAGGGCCTTTCCCGGGCGGTGCACACGGTCTTCGCCACGCTGTACAAAGAAGGCCTCGTCTACCAGGGCTACCGCATCATCAACTGGTGCCCCCGGTGCGAGACCGCCCTGTCCGACATCGAGACCGAGTACCAGGAGCTGGAGGGACACCTCTGGCACATCAAGTACCCGATGGCCGACTCCAATGACTTCATCGTGGTGGCCACTACCCGGCCCGAGACCATGCTGGGCGACACCGGCGTGGCGGTGAACCCGGACGACGAGCGCTACAAGGACATGGTAGGGAAGATGGTGGTGCTTCCCCTCATGGACCGCCGGATACCCATTTTCGCGGACCACTTCGTGGACAAGGAGTTCGGCACCGGCCTGGTGAAGGTGACCCCGGCCCACGACCCCAATGACTTCGACATGGGCAAGCGCCACGGCCTGGAGGAGATCAACATCCTCGACAAGAACGGATTCATCAACGAGAACGGCGGCCCCTACAGGGGACTGTCGCGCTTCGACGCGCGCAAGAAAGTGGTGGAGGACCTGGAGAAGCAGGGCCTCCTCGTCAAGATAGAGAAGCACATGCACGCCGTGGGGCACTGCTACCGGTGCCGCACCATCATCGAGCCGTACCTGTCCAAGCAGTGGTTCGTGAAGATCAAGCCCCTGGCGGACGCCGGCATCCAGGCCGTGGAGGACGGCCGCATCCGCTTCGTGCCGAAGAACTGGGAAAAGACCTATTTCGAGTGGATGCGCAACATCAGGGACTGGTGCATCTCGCGTCAGCTCTGGTGGGGCCACCGGATACCGGCCTTCTACTGCGACGACTGCGGCCACATCACCGTGCAGGTGGACGACCCGACGGAGTGCGAGAAGTGCAAGTCGAAGAAGATCAGGCAGGACGAGGATGTCCTGGACACCTGGTTCTCCTCCGGCCTCTGGCCCTTTTCAACGCTGGGCTGGCCCGACAAGACCCCGGCCCTCGAGAAGTACTATCCCACGAGCGTCCTCGTCACCGCCTTTGACATCATCTTCTTCTGGGTGGCGCGGATGATCATGATGGGCCTGAAGTTCATGGGAGACGTTCCCTTCCGCGACGTCTACATACACGCCCTGATACGGGACGAGCACGGCGCCAAGATGAGCAAGTCCCGGGGCAACGTCATCGACCCGATCGTGATGATGGACCAGTACGGGACCGACGCCCTCCGCTTCACCCTGGCGATGCTGGCGGCCCAGGGCCGCGACATCATCCTCTCGGAAAAGCGGATCGAGGGATACCGCACCTTCTGCAACAAGATCTGGAACGCCACGCGCTTCATCATGATGAACCTGGGGGGCGATTTCAAGGAGCGGGACCTGGTCACCGACGAGCTCGAGGTCTTCGACCGGTGGATCCTGCACCGGCTGAACGAGGCGATCCGCGAGGTCCAGCGCGGCTTCGAGGAGTACAAGTTCAACGACGCGGCCCACGGGGTCTACGCCTTCTGGTGGCACGAGGTCTGCGACTGGTATATCGAGCTCACCAAGCAGCGCCTCTATGACAAGGAGGGAGGGTCGGCGAAAAGCTCCGACACGGCCCGGCAGGTGCTCTTTTACGTGCTGAAGAGATCGATGCAGCTCATGCATCCCTTCATGCCCTTTATCACGGAGGAGATCTGGGACAAGATCAAGGGGCCGAAGGACGGCCTCATCCTGGTGTCGCAGTGGCCCGCGCCGCGTCCCGAGTTCGATTTCACCTCCGAATCGGAGGAGACCCGTATCTTCCAGGAGATCGTCTACTGGATCAGGAACATCCGGGGCGAAATGAACGTGCCCCCCGACAAGAAGGCCCCGGTGGTGTTCAAGACCGCCAGCGAATCGGCAGCCGCGATCATAAAGAGGGAAGGGATGCACATCAAGGCCCTGGCCAAGGTTGACGCCATCGCGATGGACCCGGCCTACGCACCCTCCGGCACCGACGCCTCCGCCGTCATGAACGACATCGAGATATTCATCCCCCTGAAGGGGCTCATCGATTTCGAGAAGGAGCGCGCCCGCATCGACAAGGAGATCGCCCGGGCCCGGACCGAGCTGGACAAGATCGAGAAGAAGCTGGCCAACGAGAACTTCACCGGCAAGGCGCCGGCGGAGGTCATCGAGAACGAGAAGTCGAAGCGCGCCGGCTTCGCCGAGATACTCGGGAAGTTAGAGGCGAGCCGGGCGAAACTGGGCTAG